In Paenibacillus hexagrammi, the following are encoded in one genomic region:
- the atpE gene encoding F0F1 ATP synthase subunit C, producing MGVMALVAAAIVFGLGALGAGIGNGLIVGRALEGISRQPELRGTLQTTMFIGVGLVEAMPVVALVLAFIFYGAA from the coding sequence ATGGGAGTTATGGCATTAGTAGCAGCAGCAATCGTATTTGGTCTTGGAGCGCTTGGCGCAGGTATTGGTAACGGTTTGATCGTAGGTCGCGCTTTGGAAGGTATTTCCCGTCAACCAGAACTTCGTGGTACGCTTCAAACAACAATGTTTATCGGTGTCGGTCTGGTAGAGGCAATGCCGGTCGTTGCGCTCGTTCTTGCATTCATTTTCTACGGGGCTGCCTAA
- the atpB gene encoding F0F1 ATP synthase subunit A, with product MEWAIEFVEGIIGSTIGSKHGKPFIALGLTLIMYIFIGNMLGLPFSIVTEDHVSWWKSPTADIAVTGALTVIVIFLSHYLGITRNTKHYFAHYFEYKGAMLILHLIEVVSKPLTLAFRLYGNIYAGEIMISVIIGASWWGIAPLFVWQGFSVFVGAIQAFVFTMLTMVYISQTLVHEEEH from the coding sequence ATGGAATGGGCGATCGAGTTTGTCGAAGGAATTATCGGAAGTACAATCGGTTCCAAGCACGGCAAGCCGTTTATCGCACTCGGTCTTACGCTGATTATGTACATCTTCATAGGTAACATGTTGGGACTTCCGTTCTCAATTGTAACCGAGGATCATGTGTCATGGTGGAAATCGCCGACAGCGGATATCGCCGTAACTGGAGCATTAACCGTTATCGTTATCTTCCTCAGTCACTATTTGGGGATTACCCGCAACACGAAGCATTACTTTGCGCATTATTTTGAGTACAAAGGGGCTATGCTGATCCTTCATTTAATTGAGGTCGTATCCAAGCCGCTGACGCTCGCTTTCCGTCTTTACGGTAATATTTACGCAGGTGAAATTATGATATCTGTCATCATCGGGGCTAGTTGGTGGGGAATTGCGCCTCTATTTGTATGGCAGGGCTTTAGTGTGTTCGTAGGGGCTATTCAGGCGTTCGTTTTCACAATGCTGACGATGGTATATATCTCGCAGACATTGGTCCACGAAGAAGAACATTAA
- a CDS encoding ATP synthase subunit I has protein sequence MDDFSAHLKTVQNVFLFFLSFCLAAWALLVDYRVYVAGIMLGSIVSMINARYLAWKIFKMSAAVVEQKGRKVNIGFLTRAAIAALAGIIAIRYPQHVALTTTVAGYFFVQLVTIVLGILSIKKSRK, from the coding sequence ATGGATGATTTTTCAGCCCATCTGAAAACGGTTCAAAATGTATTTCTCTTCTTTCTCTCCTTTTGTCTGGCGGCTTGGGCACTGCTTGTAGATTACAGGGTGTATGTGGCCGGTATCATGCTCGGCTCAATTGTCAGTATGATCAATGCCCGCTATTTAGCCTGGAAAATCTTTAAGATGTCCGCAGCTGTTGTGGAACAGAAGGGACGCAAAGTAAACATTGGCTTTTTGACAAGGGCAGCCATTGCGGCGTTGGCAGGGATTATCGCCATTCGATATCCGCAGCATGTCGCTTTGACGACAACGGTTGCCGGATACTTTTTCGTACAATTGGTAACAATTGTATTGGGTATTCTTTCTATTAAAAAGTCAAGGAAGTAA